In one window of Sandaracinaceae bacterium DNA:
- a CDS encoding LLM class flavin-dependent oxidoreductase: protein MQQRTGLIAFWKGYDRKLYLKAAILADRLGYDSFWLPEVWGYESFQLLTEIAIHTKRIKLGTGIINVFSRSPALIGMSVATLDEISEGRVILGIGTSGKRVIEGFHAREFKKPLTQTRDVIRVTRALLDGTPLDQAGAKLGEYRKFTLDNKPTRRRVPIYVAALKEQAIRSIGELADGWMPIFWPYTELSRGHEWIAQGALAAGRNPSEIVTAPFTTAIPLTGRMASEKARDIISFYIGGMGEYYKEMLTGMGYADECERIDRLYKDPATRSQAKDAVTPELVDALTVSGNPLHCIRELRRRRDFGQDLPIINLPPNMPWPALAAFITTMAPRRFP from the coding sequence ATGCAGCAACGCACAGGCCTCATCGCCTTCTGGAAGGGCTACGACCGCAAGCTCTACCTGAAGGCCGCCATCCTCGCCGACCGCCTCGGCTACGACTCCTTCTGGCTCCCGGAGGTGTGGGGCTACGAGAGCTTCCAGCTCCTGACGGAGATCGCCATCCACACCAAGCGCATCAAGCTGGGGACCGGCATCATCAACGTCTTCAGCCGCTCGCCCGCGTTGATCGGCATGAGCGTCGCCACGCTGGACGAGATCTCGGAGGGGCGCGTCATCCTCGGCATCGGCACCAGCGGCAAGCGCGTCATCGAGGGCTTCCACGCGCGCGAGTTCAAGAAGCCGCTGACGCAGACGCGCGACGTCATCCGCGTCACCCGCGCCCTGCTGGACGGCACGCCGCTGGACCAGGCCGGCGCGAAGCTCGGCGAGTACCGCAAGTTCACGCTGGACAACAAGCCCACGCGCCGCCGCGTGCCCATCTACGTGGCCGCGCTCAAGGAGCAGGCCATCCGCAGCATCGGCGAGCTGGCCGACGGCTGGATGCCCATCTTCTGGCCCTACACGGAGCTCTCCCGCGGGCACGAGTGGATCGCGCAGGGCGCGCTGGCCGCAGGCCGCAACCCGAGCGAGATCGTCACGGCCCCCTTCACCACGGCCATCCCGCTCACGGGGCGCATGGCCTCCGAGAAGGCGCGCGACATCATCTCCTTCTACATCGGCGGCATGGGCGAGTACTACAAGGAGATGCTCACCGGCATGGGCTACGCCGACGAGTGCGAGCGCATCGACCGCCTGTACAAGGACCCGGCCACCCGCTCCCAGGCCAAGGACGCGGTCACGCCCGAGCTGGTGGACGCGCTGACCGTCAGCGGCAACCCGCTGCACTGCATCCGCGAGCTGCGCCGCCGCCGCGACTTCGGGCAGGACCTGCCCATCATCAACCTGCCGCCCAACATGCCGTGGCCGGCGCTGGCAGCGTTCATCACGACGATGGCTCCGCGCCGCTTCCCCTGA
- a CDS encoding patatin-like phospholipase family protein, producing MHSRTGIVLSGGGARGAYEVGVVAGIMDVLQPRRLSRAPFEIFTGTSVGAINSAWLASHAHRPDMDISGLVGEWEGLRLSKHLRFDPMGLLAGRRLRPLLSKLRRDDVGRVGRSFLDPRALEELVGRAIPFKQLHRNVDSGIVRSLVVASLGVEDGVTTMFSEIAPGAEFARSKDPRRRVLPSRIDARHVLASSAIPLIYPAREIDGRYFCDGGLRFNTPIAPALRCGAERLVVISLRSEARPDAEARQQALQAYPNPVFLIGKILNALLLDPVNYDLQVMDRFNRMIATLEDVLGETEMTRVQKVIKESRGAPYKKVNRLVFYPSEDIGRLAAARAHELRTTHLSPHIFSGDLKLEPGFQADLLSFVLFDGEFASRLVALGRRDAHARAAAIHRFFDA from the coding sequence ATGCACTCACGGACAGGCATCGTGCTCTCCGGTGGCGGCGCCCGCGGCGCCTACGAAGTGGGCGTCGTGGCGGGCATCATGGACGTGCTCCAGCCGCGTCGCCTCTCCCGTGCCCCCTTCGAGATCTTCACGGGGACGTCCGTGGGGGCCATCAACAGCGCTTGGCTTGCGTCCCACGCGCACCGTCCCGACATGGACATCTCCGGGCTGGTGGGCGAGTGGGAGGGGCTGAGGCTCAGCAAGCACCTGCGCTTCGACCCCATGGGGTTGCTCGCGGGGCGGCGGCTGCGCCCGCTCCTGAGCAAGCTGCGTCGGGACGACGTGGGCCGCGTCGGCCGCTCGTTTCTGGACCCGCGTGCGCTCGAAGAGCTGGTGGGGCGCGCCATCCCGTTCAAACAGCTGCACCGCAACGTGGACAGCGGCATCGTCCGCTCGCTGGTGGTGGCGTCCCTGGGTGTGGAGGACGGCGTCACCACCATGTTCTCGGAGATCGCGCCCGGGGCCGAGTTCGCGCGCTCCAAGGATCCCCGCCGCCGGGTGCTGCCATCCCGCATCGACGCGCGGCACGTGTTGGCCAGCTCGGCCATCCCGCTCATCTACCCGGCGCGCGAGATCGACGGGCGCTACTTCTGCGACGGGGGCCTGCGCTTCAACACGCCGATCGCGCCAGCGCTGCGCTGCGGTGCCGAGCGCCTGGTGGTCATCTCCCTGCGCAGTGAGGCCCGGCCGGACGCCGAGGCCCGCCAGCAGGCGCTGCAGGCCTACCCCAACCCGGTCTTCCTCATCGGCAAGATCCTGAACGCCCTGCTGCTGGACCCGGTCAACTACGACTTGCAGGTGATGGACCGCTTCAACCGCATGATCGCCACCCTCGAGGACGTGCTCGGCGAGACCGAGATGACGCGGGTGCAGAAGGTCATCAAGGAGTCGCGGGGGGCGCCCTACAAGAAGGTCAACCGCCTGGTGTTCTACCCCTCGGAGGACATCGGTCGGCTGGCCGCGGCGCGCGCGCACGAGCTGCGCACCACGCATCTCTCGCCACACATCTTCTCGGGCGACCTGAAGCTGGAGCCGGGCTTCCAGGCCGACCTGCTGTCGTTCGTGCTCTTCGACGGCGAGTTCGCCAGCCGCTTGGTGGCGCTGGGGCGTCGTGACGCGCACGCCCGCGCGGCGGCGATCCATCGCTTCTTCGACGCGTGA
- the rpsD gene encoding 30S ribosomal protein S4 — protein sequence MSRYTGPRVKKMRALNLDLPGLTRKSMWDRPFPPGVHGAKNVRRRKMSDYKKQLLEKQKLRLNYGLTERQFRRLYKEAVSSRDPSGDKLLELLERRLDNAVFRAGFAPTIPAARQLINHGHFQINGKRVDIPSYRVKPGEVISLRPRSQELVTVAAALGDLRLTRPEWLEYQDDKKTASIKELPKADSVPFPVEVNLVIEYYSKRL from the coding sequence ATGTCCCGCTACACCGGACCGCGCGTGAAGAAGATGCGCGCCCTGAACCTCGACCTTCCCGGTCTCACCCGCAAGAGCATGTGGGACCGCCCCTTCCCGCCCGGCGTGCACGGCGCGAAGAACGTCCGTCGTCGCAAGATGAGCGACTACAAGAAGCAGCTCCTCGAGAAGCAGAAGCTGCGCTTGAACTACGGGCTCACGGAGCGTCAGTTCCGCCGCCTCTACAAGGAGGCCGTGTCCAGCCGTGATCCGAGCGGTGACAAGCTGCTCGAGCTGCTCGAGCGTCGCCTGGACAACGCGGTGTTCCGCGCGGGCTTCGCGCCGACCATTCCGGCCGCGCGTCAGCTCATCAACCACGGGCACTTCCAGATCAACGGCAAGCGCGTGGACATCCCCAGCTACCGCGTGAAGCCCGGCGAGGTCATCTCGCTCCGCCCACGCAGCCAGGAGCTGGTCACTGTGGCGGCCGCCCTCGGCGACCTGCGCCTCACGCGCCCCGAGTGGCTCGAGTACCAAGACGACAAGAAGACGGCGTCCATCAAGGAGCTGCCCAAGGCCGACTCCGTGCCCTTCCCCGTCGAGGTCAACCTGGTCATCGAGTACTACTCGAAGCGCCTGTGA